The Pantanalinema sp. genome window below encodes:
- the lnt gene encoding apolipoprotein N-acyltransferase encodes MTDPSIATLQAASARVPGRLAARLRTGFVAFSSGAVLSFAFPGWDAGFLAWFALVPFLVMLLQPRSARSYAWLGAAFGVGFFGGVNYWLLAMHPLTWLGPGMTMTLSLAVVFLAWSLLALILSSGSIAAFTAAGLTMRALGKKDRLGAWAAVLVPVCFWVAMEYVQANGVFGYTWNMLASTQYRTLPLLQSVALFGPFPLSGLIVAVNAAIAWGIARREWKPLAATLSVVVGLSGFGLWWMNRPVPGAPVPVAVVQGNVSQTEKWQRGNEVQIQDRYFDLSRRVSAAKLVAWPESALPVLLSNTPALYDRFAAEAKARGQAFLTGTFNSTTGPDGLPRYYNATTMFGPDGRNLGWDAKKHLVPFGEYLPWRNTLPAIWAQTFAQLNLMSVDMTPGERPAPFETAFGRVGSNVCFDSIFPDVMRDTARAGAEMFVLVTNDAWYKKTMALQQHLAHGVLRAVENRRPFLQAANTGASAVVDHTGRIVAKAPTWESAAVMAEVRPVSDKTPYTRFGDWLSWVLMATAAAFMVRAARPISKA; translated from the coding sequence ATGACAGACCCATCGATCGCAACCCTTCAGGCAGCCTCCGCGCGCGTTCCAGGCCGCCTGGCCGCTCGCCTTCGCACCGGCTTCGTCGCCTTCTCGTCGGGTGCCGTCCTGAGCTTCGCCTTTCCCGGCTGGGACGCAGGGTTCCTCGCCTGGTTCGCGCTGGTGCCCTTCCTGGTGATGCTGCTGCAGCCGCGCTCGGCGCGCTCCTATGCCTGGCTCGGCGCGGCGTTCGGCGTCGGGTTCTTCGGCGGGGTCAACTACTGGCTGCTTGCCATGCACCCGCTGACCTGGCTCGGCCCCGGCATGACCATGACGCTGAGCCTCGCCGTCGTGTTCCTGGCATGGAGCCTGCTGGCGCTCATCCTCTCGAGCGGATCGATCGCGGCCTTCACCGCCGCGGGCCTGACCATGCGCGCGCTCGGGAAGAAGGACCGGCTCGGGGCCTGGGCGGCGGTGCTGGTGCCCGTCTGCTTCTGGGTGGCGATGGAGTACGTCCAGGCCAACGGCGTGTTCGGCTACACCTGGAACATGCTGGCCTCGACCCAGTACCGGACCCTGCCCCTCCTGCAGTCGGTGGCGCTGTTCGGCCCCTTTCCCCTCTCGGGCCTGATCGTCGCGGTCAACGCCGCGATCGCCTGGGGGATCGCCCGGCGAGAGTGGAAGCCCCTGGCTGCGACCCTCTCGGTGGTGGTCGGCCTGTCGGGCTTCGGCCTGTGGTGGATGAACCGGCCGGTCCCTGGCGCGCCCGTGCCGGTCGCGGTCGTCCAGGGCAACGTCTCCCAGACCGAGAAGTGGCAGCGGGGCAACGAGGTCCAGATCCAGGACCGGTACTTCGACCTGTCGCGCAGGGTGAGCGCGGCCAAGCTCGTCGCCTGGCCCGAGTCGGCGCTGCCGGTGCTCCTGAGCAACACCCCGGCCCTCTACGATCGCTTCGCCGCCGAGGCCAAGGCCAGGGGCCAGGCCTTCCTGACGGGCACCTTCAACTCCACGACCGGCCCGGACGGCTTGCCGCGCTACTACAACGCCACCACCATGTTCGGCCCCGACGGGCGGAACCTCGGCTGGGACGCCAAGAAGCATCTGGTGCCCTTCGGCGAGTACCTGCCCTGGCGCAACACCCTGCCTGCGATCTGGGCCCAGACCTTCGCCCAGCTGAACCTCATGTCGGTGGACATGACGCCGGGCGAGCGCCCTGCTCCCTTCGAAACCGCCTTCGGCCGCGTCGGGTCAAACGTCTGCTTCGACTCCATCTTCCCCGACGTCATGCGCGACACGGCCCGCGCCGGGGCCGAGATGTTCGTGCTGGTGACCAACGACGCCTGGTACAAGAAGACCATGGCCCTGCAGCAGCACCTGGCGCACGGGGTCCTGCGCGCCGTCGAGAACCGCCGGCCCTTCCTCCAGGCGGCGAACACCGGAGCCTCCGCCGTCGTCGATCACACGGGACGGATCGTGGCCAAGGCCCCCACCTGGGAGTCCGCGGCAGTGATGGCCGAGGTGCGGCCCGTCTCCGACAAGACCCCCTACACCCGCTTCGGCGACTGGCTGTCGTGGGTGCTGATGGCCACGGCGGCGGCCTTCATGGTCCGGGCCGCTCGCCCGATATCCAAGGCGTAG
- the lptC gene encoding LPS export ABC transporter periplasmic protein LptC yields the protein MLKAILANLKKTWPVLAVLVLVLGAGSWYLKQQPHVQSPILPTALTKMEPHIELAFQDVTMQGREKGTVRWRIAAKQVKASQNQQYIYFEQHPRGSFYNVKDWSQKEGEPPKNQTVDWTADKAEYDSLMDEMTMTGSASFVTENQDRLNTDHVRYRAKLHQVLMEKPVELRTHDQLVMRSHEATADTQMENVQLFGNVELISPLKGEENPL from the coding sequence GTGCTGAAGGCGATCCTTGCGAACCTCAAGAAGACCTGGCCGGTGCTCGCGGTGCTGGTGCTGGTGCTGGGCGCGGGCAGCTGGTACCTCAAGCAGCAGCCTCACGTCCAGAGCCCGATCCTGCCCACGGCCCTGACCAAGATGGAGCCCCACATCGAGCTGGCATTCCAGGATGTGACCATGCAGGGCCGCGAGAAGGGGACCGTGCGCTGGCGCATCGCCGCCAAGCAGGTCAAGGCCTCCCAGAACCAGCAGTACATCTACTTCGAGCAGCACCCCCGCGGATCCTTCTACAACGTGAAGGACTGGAGCCAGAAGGAAGGGGAGCCGCCCAAGAACCAGACCGTGGACTGGACGGCCGACAAGGCCGAGTACGACAGCCTCATGGATGAGATGACCATGACCGGCAGCGCCAGCTTCGTCACCGAGAACCAGGATCGCCTCAACACCGATCACGTCCGCTACCGGGCCAAGCTGCACCAGGTCCTCATGGAGAAGCCCGTCGAGCTCAGGACGCACGACCAGCTGGTGATGCGCTCCCACGAGGCCACCGCCGACACCCAGATGGAGAACGTCCAGCTCTTCGGGAACGTCGAGCTGATTTCCCCCTTGAAGGGCGAGGAGAATCCCCTGTGA
- a CDS encoding LptF/LptG family permease, translating to MRILDRYVMGEMLRPFVFGVLSFILIMLSVTLSQFTDLIFSAGAPAGSVIQLLLFTLPSMVVLTFPVAYLFASLLGIGRMTKDFEIVALRGAGISFKRIIAPIIAGAVLVSVGNFVFNDKIVPWSNRQVSRIKKELQANITKPLIKPNVFFKGTENRYFYVKEVDGTTGLMRDIFVLDQTQAGPPQVITAKRARWINQGDGNSIWQMEDGAVHKYNESGFVDHEIKYGTLNIQFNLSNASYFGDDLNPSEQSANQLKGQFEGLKKSGVDTHKMEVAYMMKYSVPLATFFAALIAAPLGMIFSRMGAYVGVALSIILVFLYYVIMQTFQALGEAGAVPPLIAAWTQNVLFGVIGIGLLIRVDRR from the coding sequence GTGAGAATTCTCGATCGGTACGTGATGGGGGAAATGCTCAGGCCCTTCGTTTTCGGGGTCCTGTCCTTCATCTTGATCATGCTCTCAGTGACGCTGAGCCAGTTCACCGACCTGATCTTCTCGGCGGGCGCGCCGGCCGGGTCGGTGATCCAGCTGCTGCTGTTCACCCTGCCGTCCATGGTCGTGCTCACCTTCCCGGTGGCCTACCTCTTCGCGAGCCTCCTGGGCATCGGCCGAATGACCAAGGACTTCGAGATCGTGGCCCTGCGGGGCGCCGGGATCTCCTTCAAGCGGATCATCGCCCCCATCATCGCGGGGGCCGTCCTGGTCTCGGTCGGCAACTTCGTCTTCAACGACAAGATCGTGCCCTGGTCCAACCGCCAGGTCAGCCGCATCAAGAAGGAGCTGCAGGCGAACATCACCAAGCCCCTCATCAAGCCCAACGTCTTCTTCAAGGGCACCGAGAACCGCTACTTCTACGTCAAGGAGGTGGACGGAACCACGGGCCTGATGCGCGACATCTTCGTGCTGGACCAGACCCAGGCGGGGCCGCCCCAGGTCATCACGGCCAAGCGCGCCCGCTGGATCAACCAGGGCGACGGCAACTCCATCTGGCAGATGGAGGACGGGGCCGTCCACAAGTACAACGAGTCGGGCTTCGTCGACCACGAGATCAAGTACGGCACCCTCAACATCCAGTTCAACCTGAGCAACGCCAGCTACTTCGGCGACGACCTGAACCCCAGCGAGCAGAGCGCCAACCAGCTCAAGGGCCAGTTCGAGGGCCTCAAGAAGAGCGGGGTCGACACCCACAAGATGGAGGTCGCCTACATGATGAAGTACTCGGTGCCGCTCGCGACCTTCTTCGCCGCGCTGATCGCGGCCCCCCTGGGCATGATCTTCTCGCGCATGGGCGCCTACGTCGGCGTGGCCCTCTCGATCATCCTGGTGTTCCTCTACTACGTGATCATGCAGACCTTCCAGGCCCTGGGCGAGGCGGGAGCGGTCCCGCCCCTGATCGCGGCCTGGACCCAGAACGTCCTGTTCGGCGTCATCGGGATCGGGCTCTTGATCCGCGTGGACCGCAGGTAG
- a CDS encoding LptF/LptG family permease — translation MAVFNDKLKQVWSLTERIWRPLKTIDAYILFDLQKPFIAGTFGFVVMNLANLLYIYAKLIVDSGVPVSVVLKLLAFNLPAIMVITFPVAYLFATLLTIGRLSRDSEITALRACGTSFKRITVPIIIGSVIVSYGNFLINDQMVPWANRNVVDLVRTIMLRQSKPIFKDNVFFKGQDNRYFYVKQVDQRSNIMYSVMIFDRTGTTPVVISARQGTWSGRRWKLTDGVIHRYGQEDFVQVEEPFANYDVEVDQNPETFFTQGDLSPQEQTSAQLKKQIDVMKSGGVDTKSTEVDYYLKFSLPWTALFVTLFAAPIGLRFARLGTFIGVAITIATVFVYYIVMSIARSMGNAGMLDPITAAWVENFLFGIVGVFLLWRVDRSS, via the coding sequence GTGGCCGTGTTCAACGACAAGCTCAAGCAGGTATGGAGCTTGACCGAGCGCATCTGGCGCCCGCTCAAGACCATCGACGCCTACATCCTCTTCGATCTGCAGAAGCCCTTCATCGCGGGCACCTTCGGCTTCGTCGTCATGAACCTGGCGAACCTCCTCTACATCTACGCCAAGCTGATCGTCGACTCCGGGGTGCCGGTGTCGGTGGTGCTCAAGCTCCTGGCCTTCAACCTTCCGGCAATCATGGTCATCACCTTCCCGGTGGCCTACCTCTTCGCGACCCTGCTCACCATCGGCCGCCTGAGCCGCGACTCCGAGATCACGGCCCTTCGCGCATGCGGCACCTCGTTCAAGCGCATCACCGTCCCCATCATCATCGGGTCGGTGATCGTCAGCTACGGCAACTTCCTCATCAACGACCAGATGGTGCCATGGGCCAACCGCAACGTGGTCGACCTGGTGCGGACCATCATGCTCCGGCAGTCCAAGCCCATCTTCAAGGACAACGTCTTCTTCAAGGGCCAGGACAACCGCTACTTCTACGTCAAGCAGGTGGATCAGCGCTCCAACATCATGTACAGCGTGATGATCTTCGACCGCACGGGGACCACCCCGGTCGTCATCTCGGCGCGGCAGGGCACCTGGAGCGGCCGCCGCTGGAAGCTCACCGACGGGGTGATCCACCGCTACGGCCAGGAGGACTTCGTCCAGGTCGAGGAGCCCTTCGCCAACTACGACGTGGAGGTCGACCAGAACCCCGAGACCTTCTTCACCCAGGGGGACCTTTCACCTCAGGAGCAGACCTCGGCCCAGCTCAAGAAGCAAATCGACGTCATGAAGTCGGGCGGGGTGGACACCAAGAGCACCGAGGTGGACTACTACCTCAAGTTCTCGCTGCCCTGGACGGCGCTCTTCGTCACCCTCTTCGCGGCCCCCATCGGGCTGCGCTTCGCCAGGCTCGGCACCTTCATCGGCGTCGCCATCACCATCGCCACCGTCTTCGTCTACTACATCGTCATGTCCATCGCCCGCTCGATGGGCAACGCAGGCATGCTCGACCCCATCACCGCCGCGTGGGTCGAGAACTTCCTGTTCGGCATCGTCGGAGTGTTTCTGCTATGGCGCGTCGACCGCTCTTCCTGA